The proteins below are encoded in one region of Aquimarina sp. TRL1:
- a CDS encoding lytic transglycosylase domain-containing protein yields the protein MIKTLKICLTSFFFFFLSFQNLKAQDDKLIEKRIIKLNTINKIKVNYNSLVLQQIRKFEKRKSFPKTMGLAEFYFPLFKAKLDQYGLPEELKYLTVVESNLKSKATSRVGAQGLWQFMRPTGRQFGLYENNKVSLFNDPVASTDAACRYLKYLYKELKNWELALAAYNCGIGRVKKILKKTGKKSFWQIINYLPKETQLYVPSFLAVQYLMNFYKEHKIKPYTFAVAFREVEIIKAKRNIYIDKIHFLNQRDKRIFIFLNPHIKTGVIPEGTYYYKKRIPLSRR from the coding sequence TTGATCAAGACGTTAAAGATCTGCTTAACTAGTTTTTTCTTTTTCTTTTTAAGCTTTCAAAATTTAAAAGCACAAGATGATAAGCTTATTGAAAAGCGTATTATTAAGCTTAATACTATAAATAAAATTAAAGTTAATTATAACAGCTTAGTTCTGCAGCAAATTAGAAAATTTGAAAAAAGAAAAAGTTTTCCAAAAACAATGGGATTAGCGGAATTTTATTTTCCTTTATTTAAAGCAAAATTAGATCAATACGGTCTGCCTGAAGAATTGAAATATTTAACCGTTGTTGAAAGTAATTTAAAAAGCAAAGCTACAAGTAGGGTTGGTGCACAAGGGTTGTGGCAATTTATGAGACCTACTGGTAGACAGTTTGGATTGTATGAAAACAACAAAGTAAGTCTATTTAATGATCCTGTTGCATCTACAGATGCAGCATGTAGATATTTGAAATATTTATATAAGGAATTAAAAAATTGGGAACTTGCATTAGCTGCTTATAATTGCGGTATAGGAAGGGTAAAAAAAATTCTTAAGAAAACGGGGAAAAAGAGCTTTTGGCAAATAATTAATTATTTGCCAAAAGAGACTCAGCTTTATGTTCCATCATTTTTAGCTGTTCAGTACCTAATGAATTTTTATAAAGAACATAAAATAAAACCCTATACTTTTGCTGTTGCTTTTAGAGAAGTAGAAATTATTAAAGCAAAAAGAAATATATATATTGATAAAATTCACTTTCTCAATCAAAGGGATAAAAGAATATTTATCTTTTTAAATCCACATATAAAAACAGGAGTAATTCCTGAAGGTACGTATTATTATAAAAAAAGAATCCCGCTATCGAGAAGATAG
- a CDS encoding ParA family protein, producing MKIVIIYNHKGGVAKTTTTINTATFLSAYYDKKICIIDCDDYQWTTYEKYQGEKEKVLKSYNNDPEKILKAIEEKEIVDNDVEKCLMEDFDDKLLEIQNKNYDYVFVDLGNRTLKEAKAAFSKADQIVVPYSNDQDEINEALKFYEAIEEVFPLVPIYCLVLKIEANRVSKHNKIKEILSASNNIKYYDSIILKRQRYIETKSFFYPLDYQTEYDDVKYGLISFTKELLEKTA from the coding sequence ATGAAAATTGTAATCATTTACAATCACAAGGGTGGTGTGGCTAAAACAACCACTACAATTAACACTGCAACTTTTCTTTCTGCTTATTACGATAAAAAAATATGTATTATTGACTGCGATGATTATCAGTGGACTACGTATGAAAAATATCAAGGGGAAAAAGAAAAGGTTTTAAAATCATATAATAATGATCCTGAAAAAATTTTAAAAGCAATCGAAGAAAAAGAAATAGTAGATAATGATGTTGAAAAATGTCTTATGGAAGATTTTGATGATAAACTTTTAGAAATACAGAATAAAAATTATGATTATGTTTTTGTTGATCTTGGAAACAGAACTTTAAAAGAAGCTAAAGCTGCTTTTTCAAAAGCTGATCAAATTGTCGTTCCTTATTCAAATGATCAGGATGAAATTAATGAAGCTTTAAAATTTTATGAAGCAATTGAAGAAGTTTTTCCTCTTGTTCCAATTTATTGTTTAGTTCTAAAAATAGAAGCGAATAGGGTTTCAAAGCATAATAAAATTAAAGAAATATTAAGTGCTAGTAATAATATAAAATATTATGATAGTATTATTTTAAAAAGACAAAGATATATAGAAACAAAGAGCTTTTTTTATCCTTTGGATTATCAGACTGAATATGACGATGTGAAATATGGTCTTATTTCTTTCACAAAAGAGCTTTTAGAGAAAACTGCATAG
- the mobC gene encoding plasmid mobilization relaxosome protein MobC: MKKKKKKLGKPTLPEGEKKVKVSFRTHPDNKKKLQEKADLSFGGNLSLYINYMLSDRTNREIELSNQGEKIDRSVFYSIAMELNKIGANLNQLTRKANMGHFVNDNLEKNLLELTSKKEELFGLLINHLDKNIPNT, from the coding sequence ATGAAAAAAAAAAAGAAAAAACTAGGAAAACCAACGCTACCAGAGGGAGAAAAAAAGGTTAAAGTCAGTTTTAGAACACATCCTGATAATAAGAAAAAACTACAGGAAAAAGCTGATTTATCCTTTGGAGGAAATCTTAGTTTGTATATAAATTATATGCTTTCAGATAGAACAAACAGAGAAATTGAACTTTCTAATCAAGGGGAAAAGATAGATAGGTCTGTTTTTTACAGCATAGCAATGGAGTTAAATAAGATAGGAGCAAACCTTAATCAACTTACCAGAAAGGCTAATATGGGACACTTTGTAAATGATAATTTGGAAAAAAACCTACTTGAATTGACTTCAAAAAAAGAAGAACTCTTTGGATTACTTATTAATCACTTAGATAAAAACATACCAAATACTTAA
- a CDS encoding relaxase/mobilization nuclease domain-containing protein — protein MIGQIGHTSCIESLVNYHQKKIKEGVAQILQSHKVQTYTSGQINASFRSYSYLNEEKNPYTHISLNFHPKDNEKLSDTLYQNLSKEYLDHLGYNDQPFLLIKHTDQDHPHVHIITTTIKDDGNKIPKFNERYRSQNISRELELKHGLTIVSSIKEEKDYSVNISNKSDLKNYLKSSIKETLSLKPKREEDFINILKNQYQIDMYKTPKKGVSFHIFEKEGGINVQQHNGFGVKGMSGSSIYKEYSLPKIKEKLQNNFKTAPKRYRNLKLAEEKLTNELEFFSSVKIEDSNFILESKGLKTFSENKKTYVIDTKGKNLYASRDLKGFDFTIFSNETVLNKEKLPKLFHTISEEAFYTYKQDISPYLKESIFIDKIALKDTFLSYIDTSDTFKAYEPYITKNQIEILEKSAAAYFSNKYSAIEAIKKSEELTEKDLKQLVISFARSNNIPFTKLNNLMELVDIKEQYTQHNTIRNTVTLIQAIQQEISPPKDSSKKAYVTSGSIFQHQNYFNREDLSPEQKKHYEKVVSGPYIKSVLYYVKANMISPEDFIKMFNNRGIRIHVEVNERGKESISASIENFEYKIQLRGVKEFILETLKKTDQNVENDLKNIQFKKALDDDYGPTLHYLYKQGGISNELAAAYEKTTHFKEETTKEEIRSLLQEKYYEYRKEYSSNYESEFIPYFVNNIEEFKEFIGSNKLLEEESYSDLFDSFVEKKSSNEYLRETSRKEEERLINKGKLARKTGSTDLAGLLGIKGEGEYKTDFNGKYRIQLKGEFSPGLKNLQEASYFKYYSSVFESASKQIFYDQEEYRKDPTGILVYNEFEKFIPEKHKDLYKNLFIKNYLKHYLDVIKNFKEIEPNSISLYLNIKGINIEHDKKEIKLSFIGNEIKFDLKELEPSLYEKLKNITFSSTEILTKESVYEQVQFNLAIENGNYDSAAYLLKHTNAKLLLSSEDKKEHQELLNKAILKVEIKTSLNDSYYSLYKESGFNYESDFLVSVYSNTDKFVNYFKNTGEFDTETYNDTLQEYLRAKLSIDNLNNVVEKEEIQFTSKIELANQIGEKDLAALFGVIQIDDNTVSDYHGKYTTSHNMNITESTKNLQKQPYFKYYSGVFERTSKEMFNGEETVLDPNGILVYREFEHLIPEQHKKDYLNSFTSNYINYYVNKMSTYNFTSSEEKINYLNSKGIRIIKSDKEGTSLKIVKYPEHTTINLESLKLNKVSTDEQIAYFRSNGFLKESSFYKQIEFNNAIENGNYMGAAWLLKKNEAKNLLSSKELEEHKEALNKALKDITPNTLYTDILAISKIVLDDKSQGGPGNKNNKKNKKKRRKL, from the coding sequence ATGATAGGACAAATTGGACATACATCATGCATAGAATCTTTGGTGAATTATCATCAAAAAAAGATTAAGGAAGGTGTTGCCCAAATACTTCAGAGTCATAAAGTTCAAACCTATACATCTGGACAAATCAACGCTTCTTTTAGATCCTATTCTTATTTAAACGAAGAGAAAAATCCTTATACTCATATAAGCTTAAATTTTCATCCAAAAGATAATGAAAAATTAAGCGATACTCTTTATCAAAACCTTTCTAAAGAATACCTTGATCACCTAGGATATAACGATCAGCCTTTTTTACTTATAAAGCATACAGATCAAGATCATCCACACGTTCATATTATCACAACAACTATCAAGGATGATGGTAATAAAATACCCAAATTCAATGAGCGTTATAGATCTCAAAATATATCCAGGGAATTGGAATTAAAACATGGTCTTACAATTGTATCAAGTATAAAAGAAGAAAAAGATTATAGTGTTAACATAAGTAACAAATCAGATCTTAAAAATTATTTAAAAAGTTCTATAAAAGAAACACTTTCTTTAAAACCAAAACGTGAAGAAGATTTTATAAATATTCTTAAAAATCAGTACCAAATTGATATGTATAAAACTCCAAAAAAAGGGGTTTCATTTCATATTTTCGAAAAAGAAGGAGGTATAAACGTTCAACAGCATAACGGATTTGGAGTTAAAGGAATGTCGGGATCTTCTATTTATAAAGAATACTCATTGCCTAAAATAAAAGAAAAGCTACAGAACAATTTTAAAACAGCACCTAAACGATATAGAAATTTAAAACTTGCAGAAGAAAAATTAACAAACGAGCTGGAGTTCTTTTCTTCAGTAAAAATTGAAGATTCCAACTTTATTTTAGAATCAAAAGGATTAAAAACGTTTTCTGAAAATAAAAAAACCTATGTTATAGACACCAAAGGTAAAAACCTTTATGCCTCTAGAGATTTAAAAGGTTTTGATTTCACTATTTTCTCAAATGAAACCGTGCTTAATAAAGAAAAGCTCCCTAAGCTTTTTCATACAATTTCTGAAGAAGCGTTTTATACATATAAGCAAGATATTTCTCCTTATTTAAAGGAAAGCATCTTTATAGATAAAATAGCTTTAAAAGATACTTTTCTATCTTATATAGACACATCTGATACCTTTAAGGCTTATGAACCATATATAACAAAAAATCAAATTGAAATATTAGAAAAAAGTGCAGCTGCATATTTCAGTAATAAATACTCTGCTATTGAAGCTATTAAAAAGAGTGAAGAGTTAACTGAAAAAGATTTAAAACAACTAGTTATTTCATTTGCTCGATCTAACAATATTCCTTTTACAAAACTTAACAACCTAATGGAACTTGTTGATATTAAAGAACAATATACTCAGCATAATACTATTAGAAATACCGTTACTTTAATTCAAGCAATTCAACAAGAAATATCACCCCCAAAAGATAGTTCAAAGAAAGCTTACGTTACATCAGGTTCCATATTCCAACATCAAAATTATTTTAATAGAGAAGATCTTTCTCCAGAACAAAAGAAGCATTACGAGAAAGTAGTCTCTGGACCTTATATAAAATCTGTTTTATATTATGTAAAAGCTAACATGATATCTCCTGAAGATTTCATTAAAATGTTTAATAATAGAGGTATTAGAATTCATGTAGAAGTTAATGAAAGAGGAAAGGAAAGTATATCAGCATCAATTGAGAATTTCGAATATAAAATACAGCTGAGAGGTGTTAAAGAATTTATTTTAGAAACATTAAAAAAGACTGATCAAAATGTTGAAAATGATCTAAAAAACATACAATTTAAAAAGGCTCTTGATGATGATTATGGTCCAACTTTACATTATCTATATAAGCAAGGAGGTATATCAAATGAGTTAGCAGCTGCTTACGAAAAAACAACACACTTTAAAGAGGAAACGACAAAAGAAGAGATAAGAAGTTTATTACAAGAAAAATACTATGAATATAGAAAGGAATATTCATCGAACTATGAAAGTGAATTCATTCCTTATTTTGTAAACAATATAGAAGAATTTAAAGAATTCATAGGAAGCAATAAACTTCTAGAAGAAGAATCATACAGTGATCTATTTGATTCTTTTGTAGAAAAAAAATCTAGTAACGAATACCTTCGAGAAACATCAAGGAAAGAAGAAGAAAGACTTATTAATAAAGGAAAACTAGCAAGGAAAACGGGATCTACAGACTTAGCTGGTTTATTAGGAATAAAAGGAGAGGGTGAATATAAGACAGATTTTAACGGTAAATATAGAATTCAACTAAAAGGAGAGTTTTCTCCAGGTTTAAAAAACCTTCAGGAAGCTTCCTATTTCAAATATTACTCTTCTGTTTTTGAGTCCGCATCAAAGCAAATTTTTTATGACCAAGAAGAATATAGAAAAGATCCTACAGGCATTTTGGTCTACAATGAATTTGAAAAATTTATACCAGAAAAACATAAAGATTTATATAAAAACCTCTTTATAAAAAACTACCTGAAACATTATCTTGATGTTATTAAAAACTTTAAAGAGATAGAACCTAATAGCATTTCGTTATATCTAAACATCAAAGGCATTAATATTGAACACGATAAGAAAGAAATTAAACTATCCTTTATAGGGAATGAGATTAAATTTGATTTAAAAGAATTAGAACCATCACTTTATGAAAAACTTAAAAACATTACTTTTTCGTCAACAGAAATTCTTACAAAAGAATCTGTTTATGAACAGGTTCAGTTTAATTTAGCGATTGAAAATGGGAATTATGATAGTGCTGCATATTTATTAAAGCATACAAATGCTAAATTATTATTATCTTCAGAAGACAAAAAAGAGCATCAAGAATTATTAAACAAAGCTATACTGAAGGTTGAAATAAAGACATCTCTTAACGATAGTTATTATTCTCTTTATAAAGAGTCTGGATTTAATTATGAAAGTGATTTTTTAGTAAGTGTATATTCAAATACTGATAAGTTTGTCAACTATTTTAAAAACACTGGAGAGTTTGACACTGAAACTTATAATGATACTTTGCAGGAATATTTAAGAGCTAAACTTAGTATTGATAATTTAAACAATGTAGTTGAAAAAGAAGAAATTCAATTTACTTCAAAAATTGAATTAGCAAATCAAATAGGCGAAAAGGATTTAGCTGCCTTATTTGGTGTAATACAAATTGATGATAACACTGTTAGTGATTATCATGGGAAGTATACTACATCTCATAATATGAATATTACTGAATCAACAAAAAACCTTCAAAAACAACCTTATTTTAAATATTACTCTGGGGTTTTCGAAAGAACTTCTAAAGAAATGTTTAATGGAGAAGAAACGGTTTTAGATCCAAACGGAATACTAGTATATAGAGAATTTGAACACTTAATACCTGAGCAGCACAAGAAAGACTATCTAAATTCTTTTACCTCTAACTATATTAACTATTATGTAAACAAAATGAGTACATACAATTTCACATCTAGTGAAGAAAAAATTAATTATTTAAACTCAAAGGGAATAAGAATTATAAAGTCAGACAAAGAAGGTACCTCTTTAAAAATAGTAAAGTATCCGGAGCATACCACTATTAACCTCGAAAGCTTGAAATTAAATAAGGTTAGTACAGATGAACAAATAGCTTATTTCCGGTCAAACGGATTCCTTAAAGAATCTTCTTTCTATAAACAGATAGAGTTTAATAATGCTATTGAAAACGGTAATTATATGGGAGCAGCTTGGTTGTTAAAGAAAAACGAAGCAAAAAACTTACTGTCTTCTAAGGAACTGGAAGAGCATAAAGAAGCTCTTAACAAAGCTTTGAAAGATATAACTCCAAATACCCTCTACACGGATATACTAGCTATTAGTAAAATAGTATTGGATGATAAATCACAAGGAGGACCAGGGAATAAAAACAACAAAAAGAATAAAAAGAAAAGGAGAAAACTTTAA
- a CDS encoding IS256 family transposase, giving the protein MRKTELSEFEKTVLDQFKSGKNLFGEGGAFSPMLKNVIEKALEGEMEAHLDTKERLKGNKRNGRGKKTLKSSFGSFDIDTPQDRQSSFEPELVKKRQTILADNLSEKIIGLYGLGMSYRDISTHIKEMYDTEISHTVLSQITERIIPDVKAWQSRPLESLYCIVWLDAMHYKVKVDGKIQHKALYNVLGINKDGFKEVLGMYISESEGANFWLAVLTDLQQRGLEDILIACTDNLKGFTQAILSIFPKTEVQLCIVHQIRNSLKYIASKDQKEFIKDLKKVYRATSKEVAEDELLILAEKWGDKYPVVIESWERNWEHLSQYFKYSEPIRRIIYTTNAVEGFHRQVRKVTKTKGAFTSDMALLKLVYLATKNIEKKWTAPLHNWSLTVQQLYIKFGQRIPLDLATNSQGASPLRVEPSDRV; this is encoded by the coding sequence ATGAGAAAAACAGAGTTATCAGAATTTGAGAAGACTGTACTTGATCAATTCAAGTCCGGGAAGAATTTATTTGGAGAAGGAGGAGCCTTTTCCCCGATGTTAAAGAATGTTATCGAGAAGGCTCTTGAAGGGGAGATGGAGGCTCATTTGGACACCAAAGAGCGTTTAAAGGGAAACAAGCGCAATGGTCGAGGCAAGAAAACTCTTAAGAGTAGTTTTGGCAGCTTTGACATTGATACCCCCCAGGATCGACAGAGCAGTTTTGAGCCGGAGTTAGTCAAGAAGCGACAGACGATTCTGGCAGACAACCTATCGGAGAAGATCATTGGTCTCTATGGTTTAGGTATGAGCTATCGGGACATCTCTACCCATATCAAGGAGATGTATGATACGGAGATCTCCCACACGGTTCTAAGCCAGATCACCGAACGAATCATTCCAGATGTAAAAGCGTGGCAGAGTCGTCCTTTGGAGTCTCTATATTGCATTGTATGGTTGGATGCGATGCATTACAAGGTAAAGGTAGATGGTAAGATACAGCACAAGGCGCTCTATAATGTGCTTGGTATCAATAAAGACGGCTTTAAGGAAGTATTAGGCATGTATATCTCAGAGAGTGAAGGAGCCAACTTCTGGCTTGCCGTATTGACTGATCTACAACAGCGTGGTTTAGAGGATATCCTAATTGCCTGTACGGACAACCTTAAGGGGTTTACCCAAGCCATTTTGAGTATTTTTCCAAAGACAGAGGTTCAGTTGTGTATTGTCCACCAGATTCGCAATTCCTTGAAGTATATTGCTTCGAAGGATCAGAAGGAATTCATCAAAGACCTCAAAAAGGTCTACCGCGCCACCAGCAAAGAGGTAGCCGAGGACGAACTCTTAATTTTGGCAGAAAAATGGGGAGATAAATATCCCGTAGTGATCGAATCCTGGGAGCGCAACTGGGAACATCTCTCACAGTATTTCAAGTATTCAGAACCCATCAGAAGGATTATCTACACCACCAATGCTGTGGAGGGGTTCCACCGCCAGGTGCGCAAAGTAACCAAGACCAAAGGAGCTTTTACCAGTGATATGGCTCTGTTGAAACTGGTCTACCTAGCCACAAAGAACATCGAAAAGAAATGGACAGCTCCACTACACAACTGGAGTTTGACTGTACAACAACTTTATATTAAATTTGGACAACGTATCCCATTGGATTTAGCAACCAACTCTCAGGGGGCTAGCCCCCTGAGAGTTGAACCATCAGACAGAGTTTAA